The window CGGCGAGAAGGATCCCCAGCGCAACCGCGGCGAGGCTGCGAATCACCGAACAAGCCTACGTGGCCGGTGGCTCGGAGCCGGCTGGGTGGATGCCGCGGCGCTGCCCGGTCAGGCGCGCGCAGCGAGGGCGTCGACCGCCCGCGCCATGGAGGTGCCAAGCCCCCAGCGTTCGGCGAATTCCGCGGCGGCGGTGCGTTCGTCGTCGTTCAGTGCGCGCAGGCGCGAGGTCGGCGGGTCGATGTCGAGGTCGGTGACCACCGCCACCACGGTCGGTGCCACGGCGAGGTAATCGCTGGCCGCGAGGATCTTGGCGCGCGCGGAGGCGGAGATCCCGTCACCGGATTCGGCGGCGGCCAGGATGCCGGCGAGGTCGCCGTGGGCGGCGAGGAGCGTGGCTGCGGTCTTCTCGCCGATGCCCGCGACGCCAGGCAGGCCGTCGGAGGCATCGCCGCGCATCGTGGCGAAGTCGGCGTACTGCGAGGGAAGCACGCCGTACTTCTTGACGACGGTCGCTTCGGTGACGACGTCGAGGTTGCTCATGCCGCGTGCGGTGTAGATCACGCGCACGTCGCGCGCGTCATCCACGAGTTGGAACAGGTCGCGGTCTCCGGTGACGATGTCCACCGGCATCCGTGCTTGGGTCGCCAGCGTGCCGATGACGTCGTCCGCCTCGTGATCGGCGCGCCCGACGATCGTGAGGTCGAGCAGGCCGAGCGCTTCGCGGATGATCGGGATCTGAGCCTCGAGCGGGTCGGGCACGACCTCGACGTCCGAGCCGCCTGGCACGACCTCGGCGACGCGGTGCGTCTTGTAGGTGGGGATGAGGTCGACCCGCCACTGCGGCCGCCAGTCGTCGTCCCAGCAGGCCACCAGGTCGGTCGGCTCGTACGTCGTGACGAGCTTGGCGATCATGTCCAGCAGCCCGCGCACGGCGTTGACCGGAGCGCCGTCGGGGGAGCGCACCGTATCGGGGACGCCGTAGAAGGCGCGGAAGTACAGGGACGCGGTGTCGAGGAGCATGAGGCGGTCTGGACGTGAGGACACCTCGACAGGGTACTGTCCGCCCCATCGGTGCCGATACAGTGACGGAATGTTCGAGATGACGACCACCAGCTTCCGGGTCGCGCTCGGCACGACGATCGTCTTCGTGCTGGCCGCAGCCTCCGGTGCAACGATCCTGGTCACTCACGTCGTCAAGGGGGACAGCGGCTTCGGGATCCTCACGGGGGCAGCGACCCTCCTCGCCTTCGGAGTCCTCGCGGTCAGGTCATGGCGGAACGCGCTGCGGCTGCGGCGCGAAGGGCTGAGCCAGGGCGCGCAGGGCTGAAGCTGCCGGTTCCTGCTCCGCCGTCAGCAGCCCGGGCCGGTCGGATCCTCCAGGCACGTGCGGTCGACCA is drawn from Microbacterium sp. zg-B96 and contains these coding sequences:
- a CDS encoding 5'-3' exonuclease — translated: MLLDTASLYFRAFYGVPDTVRSPDGAPVNAVRGLLDMIAKLVTTYEPTDLVACWDDDWRPQWRVDLIPTYKTHRVAEVVPGGSDVEVVPDPLEAQIPIIREALGLLDLTIVGRADHEADDVIGTLATQARMPVDIVTGDRDLFQLVDDARDVRVIYTARGMSNLDVVTEATVVKKYGVLPSQYADFATMRGDASDGLPGVAGIGEKTAATLLAAHGDLAGILAAAESGDGISASARAKILAASDYLAVAPTVVAVVTDLDIDPPTSRLRALNDDERTAAAEFAERWGLGTSMARAVDALAARA